One genomic region from Actinocatenispora thailandica encodes:
- a CDS encoding TetR/AcrR family transcriptional regulator has product MKARQDSGPRERLLTAAQRLTYEHGPTVGVDALLTEANVARRSLYEHFGGKDGLIAEMLRRSADEDIQRYRAVLDGAGDDPRARLLAVFDELDAIVTRPGFRGCRYLGADLALPAEAHPAHAVTGDYRERIHALLEHELVRLRHPDPGAAADQLQLLIEGTLATGAARPGTHPGRIARQLAERILD; this is encoded by the coding sequence GTGAAGGCACGACAGGATTCCGGGCCCCGCGAGCGGCTGCTCACCGCGGCACAGCGCCTGACGTACGAGCATGGCCCGACGGTCGGTGTCGACGCGCTGCTCACCGAGGCGAACGTGGCACGCCGCTCGCTGTACGAGCACTTCGGTGGCAAGGACGGCCTGATCGCCGAGATGCTGCGGCGCAGCGCGGACGAGGACATCCAGCGTTACCGTGCGGTGCTGGACGGGGCCGGCGACGATCCGCGGGCCCGGCTGCTCGCCGTGTTCGACGAGTTGGACGCGATCGTGACCCGGCCCGGCTTTCGTGGCTGCCGCTACCTGGGTGCCGATCTCGCGCTGCCGGCCGAGGCGCATCCCGCGCACGCAGTCACCGGCGACTACCGGGAGCGCATCCACGCGCTGCTCGAGCACGAGCTGGTCCGGCTGCGCCACCCGGACCCCGGGGCCGCCGCGGACCAACTGCAACTCCTGATCGAGGGCACGCTCGCCACCGGAGCCGCCCGGCCCGGCACGCACCCCGGCCGGATCGCCCGCCAGCTCGCCGAACGGATCCTCGACTGA
- a CDS encoding alpha/beta fold hydrolase: MAIPATVVGSGPTKVLALHGWFGSARGWGWLPELIDQDSYSYAFVDYRGYGRRRDEPGEYSMAEISADARALADELGWDCYALLGHSMGGKAMLQVYADAPERVTAMAGVSPVPASAVPFDDESWALFDGAAQRDENRYAIVDLTTGGRHSKTWLDQMVRHSVDNSTRAAFGAYLRPWAKGDFAAQVPAPTVPMTVIAGEHDAALGPDAMRGTWLAQFPSCILETFPNAGHYAMYETPVALATTLEKALG, from the coding sequence ATGGCGATTCCGGCGACGGTGGTCGGCTCCGGGCCGACGAAGGTTCTCGCACTGCACGGCTGGTTCGGCTCCGCCCGCGGTTGGGGCTGGCTGCCCGAACTCATCGACCAGGACTCCTACAGCTACGCGTTCGTCGACTACCGCGGCTACGGGCGGCGGCGGGACGAGCCGGGCGAGTACTCGATGGCCGAGATCAGCGCCGACGCGCGCGCCCTGGCCGACGAGCTGGGCTGGGACTGCTACGCGCTGCTCGGGCACTCGATGGGCGGCAAGGCGATGCTCCAGGTGTACGCGGACGCGCCGGAGCGGGTGACCGCGATGGCCGGCGTCAGCCCGGTGCCGGCCTCGGCTGTGCCGTTCGACGACGAGAGCTGGGCACTGTTCGACGGCGCCGCGCAGCGGGACGAGAACCGGTACGCCATCGTCGATCTGACCACCGGCGGCCGGCACTCGAAGACCTGGCTGGACCAGATGGTGCGGCACTCGGTGGACAACTCGACCCGGGCGGCGTTCGGTGCCTACCTGCGGCCGTGGGCGAAGGGCGACTTCGCCGCGCAGGTGCCGGCGCCGACGGTGCCGATGACGGTGATCGCCGGGGAGCACGACGCCGCGCTCGGCCCGGACGCGATGCGCGGTACCTGGCTCGCCCAGTTCCCGTCGTGCATCCTGGAGACGTTCCCGAACGCCGGCCACTACGCGATGTACGAGACCCCGGTCGCCCTCGCCACCACCCTGGAGAAGGCCCTGGGTTGA
- a CDS encoding serine hydrolase domain-containing protein yields the protein MGDVPEFLDRYQLDRPRTDRPLGFASALADHHVPGVSIALLEGGAVTRTWAVGRRSITSDAEVQPDTLFQAGSISKSIAAACALRLADEDVLDLDADVNELLKSWQVPANDGWQPRITLRQLLAHTAGTTVHGLIGYPPGMPVPSVPDILDGKGNSTPVRVTGLPGVRHGYSGGGYTIAQLVLTDVTGLDFDTLAWELVFEPAGMVHSTFAQPLGTHRAARAASGHRPGPALVAGGWHTYPDMAAAGMWSTPSDLARFFAAIRDSLAGVPGALLSEGSARAMVTRGAPNQPYGLGVVIAEPGAPAFVGNSGTDEGYRSWAGIHLDDGSGAAVMTNGDYGYDLITDVVLPALTAEYGWPTAPAPAPAVAAGDLAGRYVGGDDEFVVAETGTGLTLTVPGQPPVPLIAATDESWRARVLNLDVRFPARDGDRVLVLHQERTPDADVEATRVTG from the coding sequence ATGGGGGACGTGCCGGAGTTCCTGGACCGCTACCAGCTGGACCGGCCGAGAACCGACCGACCACTCGGGTTCGCGTCGGCCCTCGCCGACCACCACGTACCGGGGGTCTCCATCGCGCTGCTGGAGGGCGGCGCCGTCACCCGCACCTGGGCGGTCGGCCGCCGCAGCATCACCAGCGACGCGGAGGTCCAGCCGGACACGCTGTTCCAGGCCGGCTCGATCAGCAAGTCGATCGCCGCCGCCTGCGCGCTGCGGCTGGCCGACGAGGACGTCCTCGACCTCGACGCCGACGTGAACGAGCTGCTGAAGTCGTGGCAGGTGCCGGCCAACGACGGCTGGCAGCCGCGCATCACGCTGCGCCAGCTGCTCGCGCACACCGCCGGTACGACGGTGCACGGCCTGATCGGCTACCCGCCGGGGATGCCGGTGCCGTCGGTGCCGGACATCCTCGACGGCAAGGGCAACTCGACACCGGTGCGGGTCACCGGCCTGCCCGGGGTGCGGCACGGCTACTCCGGCGGCGGGTACACGATCGCCCAGCTGGTGCTGACCGACGTGACCGGGCTCGACTTCGACACCCTGGCCTGGGAGCTGGTGTTCGAGCCGGCGGGCATGGTGCACAGCACCTTCGCCCAGCCGCTCGGTACGCACCGCGCCGCCCGCGCCGCGTCCGGGCACCGGCCCGGCCCGGCCCTGGTCGCCGGCGGCTGGCACACCTACCCGGACATGGCCGCGGCCGGCATGTGGAGCACGCCCAGCGACCTGGCCAGGTTCTTCGCCGCCATCCGGGACAGCCTGGCCGGCGTGCCCGGCGCCCTGCTGTCCGAAGGTTCGGCCCGCGCGATGGTCACCCGCGGCGCTCCGAACCAGCCGTACGGGCTGGGCGTGGTGATCGCCGAGCCCGGCGCACCGGCGTTCGTCGGCAACAGCGGTACCGACGAGGGGTACCGCAGCTGGGCCGGCATCCACCTGGACGACGGCAGCGGCGCCGCGGTGATGACCAACGGCGACTACGGGTACGACCTGATCACCGACGTGGTGCTGCCGGCGCTGACCGCCGAGTACGGCTGGCCGACCGCGCCGGCGCCGGCCCCGGCGGTGGCGGCGGGCGACCTCGCCGGGCGGTACGTCGGCGGGGACGACGAGTTCGTGGTCGCCGAGACGGGCACCGGGTTGACGCTCACGGTGCCCGGGCAGCCGCCGGTACCGCTGATCGCAGCTACCGACGAGAGCTGGCGGGCCCGGGTGCTCAACCTCGACGTCCGGTTCCCGGCCCGGGACGGCGACCGCGTCCTC